The window GGATGGTGCTGGCGTACCTGATGCAGGGGCTGGTCACGACACTGGAACGGATGCGGCTGCCTGGCGCCATGGCGGTAGGGCTGGTGTTCGCCCTGTTCATGGGGGTGTTGGTGGTGTTCGTCGTCGTGATCATGCCGCTGCTCTGGCATCAGTTGGTGACCTTGTTCAACGAATTGCCCGGGATGCTCGTCAAATGGCAGTCGCTGTTGTTGCTGTTGCCGGAGCGCTATCCGCATCTGGTGTCCGATGAACAGGTACTGCAGGCCATAGAGGTGGTGCGCGGCCAGATCGGCAAGTTCGGCCAGTGGGCGCTGACGTTTTCTTTGTCCAGCCTGCCGCTTCTGGTGAACATCATGATCTACCTGGTGCTGGTGCCGATCCTGGTGTTTTTCTTTCTCAAGGATCGGGAAATGATCGGGCGCTGGGTCCGTGGCTATCTGCCTCGCGAGCGGGCGCTGATCACCCGGGTGGCCCAGGAAATGAATCGCCAGATCGCCAACTACATTCGCGGAAAAGTCATCGAGATTTTCATCTGCGGCGGCGTGACCTACATCGGCTTCGTGGCCCTGGGGCTCAATTACGCGGCATTGCTGGCGCTGCTGGTGGGCATTTCGGTGGTGGTGCCGTATGTCGGGACCGTGGTGGTGACCGTGCCCGTGGCGTTGATCGCGCTGTTCCAATGGGGGTGGAGCGATCAGTTCATCTATCTGATGGCCGTCTACGGGATCATCCAGGCGCTTGATGGCAACGTGCTGGTGCCGCTGCTGTTCTCCGAGGCGGTGAACCTGCATCCGGTGGTGATCATCTGCGCGGTATTGCTGTTTGGCGGGCTGTGGGGGTTTTGGGGCGTGTTCTTTGCCATTCCCCTGGCAACACTGTTCAAGGCTGTGCTGGATGCGTGGCCGAGCCGTGAGCCGGTGGTGGCGCCGTTGCTGTAGCTTGATTAATCAGGTGATGCTGATGGCCCCATCGCGAGCAAGCTCGCTCCCACAGGATTGATGAACACCATAAATCCCCTGTGGGAGCGAGCCTGCTCGCGATAGCGCCAGAACAGGCAACAAAAAACTTCAGGCCTTGTTCAGAGCCTGCGCCGCCGCCAACACCGCATCCACATGCCCCGGCACCTTCACGCCGCGCCATTCCTGGCGTAGCACGCCATCTTTGTCGATCAGGAACGTGCTGCGATCAACGCCCAGGTATTCCTTGCCGTAGAGCTTTTTCAGCTTGATCACGTCGAACAGCTGGCAGACGGCTTCGTCCTTGTCGCTGATCAGCTCGAACGGAAACTCCTGCTTGCACTTGAAGTTCTCGTGGGACTTGAGGCTATCGCGCGATACGCCGAACACTTCGGTGTTGGCAGCCTGGAACTGGGCGTACTGGTCACGAAAACCCTGGCCTTCGGTGGTACACCCCGGGGTGCTGTCCTTGGGATAGAAGTAAATCACCACCTGCTTGCCTTTAAGGGCCGCGAGGCTGACGGTGTGCCCGCTGGTGGCGGGCGCCTGGAAATCGGTAACCGGTTGGTCGATGGCAACGGCCATGAACGCTTCCTTACATTGGGTTTTGGGGGCGCCACGGTTCGATCAGGGCATCGAGGTTCATCGCGTCGGCGAAATCCAGGAACTGATCGCGCAGCCAACTGATCTGGGTGCCGGCCGGCAGTGTCACGGTGAACGTGGCATTGAGCATGGTGCCGCCTGTCTGCGGGGCCTGGTAGGTGTCGCAGGTCAGGTTTTCCAGCTCGACATGGTGGTCCATGAAGAACTGGCACAGCTCGTTGATGATGTCCGGGCGATAGGCCGAACTCACATACGCCACGTAGGGCAGGGCCTGGGGGCGGTTCTCCAGGGCGGCGCTGCGCACCACGTTGACGGTGAAGGCGTGTTTCTTGGCCAGCACCGGCAGGCTCGCTTCCAGGCGGGCCAGGGCGTCCCAGCTGCCGGAAATCTCAAGCACGAGCGCACTGCATTCGCCATGACGGGTCAGGCGTGAAGTTACGACGGCGCAGCGATTTTCATGGCTGGCGCGGCACAGGACGTTAGTCAGCTCCATGGGGTTGGCGCCAAGGGCACTGATAACAAGGAATTGTTCGCGGACTGTGGGGGTGGACATGCAGCA is drawn from Pseudomonas rhizophila and contains these coding sequences:
- a CDS encoding glycine cleavage system protein R — translated: MSTPTVREQFLVISALGANPMELTNVLCRASHENRCAVVTSRLTRHGECSALVLEISGSWDALARLEASLPVLAKKHAFTVNVVRSAALENRPQALPYVAYVSSAYRPDIINELCQFFMDHHVELENLTCDTYQAPQTGGTMLNATFTVTLPAGTQISWLRDQFLDFADAMNLDALIEPWRPQNPM
- a CDS encoding AI-2E family transporter, with amino-acid sequence MFKVLRDWIQRYFSDEEAVVLAVLLFLAFTAVLTLGGMLAPVLAGMVLAYLMQGLVTTLERMRLPGAMAVGLVFALFMGVLVVFVVVIMPLLWHQLVTLFNELPGMLVKWQSLLLLLPERYPHLVSDEQVLQAIEVVRGQIGKFGQWALTFSLSSLPLLVNIMIYLVLVPILVFFFLKDREMIGRWVRGYLPRERALITRVAQEMNRQIANYIRGKVIEIFICGGVTYIGFVALGLNYAALLALLVGISVVVPYVGTVVVTVPVALIALFQWGWSDQFIYLMAVYGIIQALDGNVLVPLLFSEAVNLHPVVIICAVLLFGGLWGFWGVFFAIPLATLFKAVLDAWPSREPVVAPLL
- a CDS encoding peroxiredoxin, with protein sequence MAVAIDQPVTDFQAPATSGHTVSLAALKGKQVVIYFYPKDSTPGCTTEGQGFRDQYAQFQAANTEVFGVSRDSLKSHENFKCKQEFPFELISDKDEAVCQLFDVIKLKKLYGKEYLGVDRSTFLIDKDGVLRQEWRGVKVPGHVDAVLAAAQALNKA